A region from the Paraburkholderia flagellata genome encodes:
- a CDS encoding VirB3 family type IV secretion system protein — MEEKTLYPSYAGLARTPMVLGIPLMAALIVFVVSLVVSVVGGATLGPGGLLFGCVGAPVLLYLKQLCATDDQALRILGLELRCMIQRRFFSMFGKTFTLAPIRYGRQLSTYSRAHRELGTPSTAQR; from the coding sequence ATGGAAGAGAAAACCCTTTATCCGTCTTACGCCGGGCTCGCCCGCACGCCGATGGTTCTGGGCATTCCGCTCATGGCCGCCCTGATTGTGTTTGTAGTGTCGCTCGTCGTTTCGGTGGTTGGAGGGGCGACGCTTGGTCCCGGTGGTCTGCTGTTCGGGTGCGTGGGTGCTCCGGTGCTCCTATACCTCAAGCAACTGTGCGCCACTGACGACCAGGCGTTGCGAATACTCGGCCTCGAGCTGCGCTGCATGATCCAGCGGCGGTTTTTCTCCATGTTCGGAAAGACCTTCACGCTCGCGCCGATACGATACGGCAGGCAACTCTCGACGTATTCCCGTGCGCACCGCGAGCTGGGCACCCCGTCAACCGCCCAAAGGTAA
- a CDS encoding lytic transglycosylase domain-containing protein, protein MEALDVIDFVTLAQECAPTVHPSTLQAVVRTESSFNPYAIGVVGGHLERQPRNLAEAVATARALDAQGINFSMGLGQVNKSNLAKYGLNYETAFDMCRNMQAGGAILTACYDRAARKMGQGGAALKAAISCYYSGNFTTGLKRDFGGTSYVQRVAASALSVDYVPAIRAVMDVMSTAKQTRDAVADSTSTDISRRSAKPVSQTKNPPASRPTQEREQPASDDSGWDAFGDFRR, encoded by the coding sequence ATGGAAGCCCTGGACGTGATCGACTTCGTGACGCTTGCGCAGGAATGCGCCCCGACCGTGCATCCATCCACCCTGCAGGCGGTGGTCCGCACCGAGTCGAGCTTCAATCCGTATGCCATCGGTGTGGTGGGTGGTCATCTGGAGCGGCAGCCGCGCAATCTCGCCGAAGCGGTGGCGACGGCACGGGCGCTTGACGCTCAGGGCATCAACTTCAGCATGGGACTCGGCCAGGTCAACAAGTCCAATCTCGCCAAATACGGTCTGAACTACGAAACGGCCTTCGACATGTGTCGCAACATGCAGGCAGGGGGCGCGATTCTCACCGCCTGCTATGACCGTGCCGCCAGGAAGATGGGGCAGGGTGGAGCTGCGCTCAAGGCGGCAATCAGTTGTTACTACAGCGGGAACTTCACAACTGGACTCAAGCGCGACTTCGGCGGAACCAGCTACGTGCAGCGGGTCGCGGCCAGTGCGCTGTCAGTCGATTACGTTCCCGCGATCCGTGCGGTGATGGATGTGATGAGTACGGCGAAACAGACCAGGGATGCAGTGGCCGACTCAACTTCCACAGACATATCGCGGCGATCCGCGAAACCCGTTTCCCAAACCAAGAATCCCCCCGCATCCAGGCCCACTCAGGAGCGGGAACAACCGGCGTCGGATGACTCCGGTTGGGATGCGTTCGGCGACTTCAGGCGGTAA
- a CDS encoding helix-turn-helix domain-containing protein, translated as MMETDDTNAEAVAISNRVRELMDRHGVPKRSQASKLSEVLQLSFSAASRKLKGQLPWDVSQLRAIAAEFGESASVLVDVSASESAEPQSSKYEATLFFGRELESCTAWIDDSQEIHRSEAGAFVARRTTNGSWLVYRTSDAPAGPLFAVRLIEIRDTGPRVRRPNVAILDDDKRHHTADTLAENFRTHGFDAVPFTDADVLRDALKEQVFDGFVLDWILGAGETAETLIREIRRGDTASRDSAIFILTGKLKDGVASEEDITRISVAEDCTCLEKPVRAALLATDLARAIKTRYAS; from the coding sequence ATGATGGAAACTGACGACACCAACGCCGAAGCCGTGGCGATCTCAAATCGCGTCAGGGAATTGATGGATCGGCATGGGGTCCCCAAACGCTCGCAGGCGAGCAAACTGAGCGAGGTGCTTCAGCTGAGCTTTTCGGCTGCGAGCCGCAAGCTGAAGGGACAACTTCCCTGGGACGTGAGCCAGCTACGTGCGATCGCAGCGGAGTTCGGTGAGAGCGCGAGCGTGCTGGTCGATGTTTCCGCGTCGGAATCGGCGGAGCCGCAAAGCAGCAAGTACGAAGCAACGCTGTTCTTTGGGAGGGAGCTAGAGAGTTGTACGGCGTGGATCGATGACAGCCAGGAGATTCATCGATCCGAAGCCGGCGCCTTTGTCGCGCGCCGCACGACGAACGGCTCGTGGCTGGTCTATCGCACCAGTGACGCGCCAGCTGGCCCGCTCTTTGCGGTTCGGCTGATCGAGATTCGGGATACAGGTCCGCGCGTGCGGCGGCCCAACGTCGCGATTCTTGACGACGACAAACGCCACCACACTGCCGACACTCTGGCGGAAAATTTCAGGACGCACGGATTTGATGCGGTCCCCTTCACGGATGCTGACGTCCTGCGTGACGCGCTGAAGGAGCAGGTGTTTGACGGGTTCGTGCTTGACTGGATACTCGGCGCAGGGGAAACGGCCGAAACGTTGATCCGCGAGATCCGGCGCGGAGACACAGCAAGCCGCGATTCGGCGATCTTCATCCTGACAGGCAAGCTCAAGGACGGCGTGGCATCCGAAGAGGACATCACCCGCATTTCCGTTGCTGAAGACTGCACGTGCCTCGAAAAGCCCGTTCGCGCCGCACTGCTCGCGACTGACCTGGCGCGTGCCATCAAGACACGCTACGCCAGCTAG